A single genomic interval of Vidua chalybeata isolate OUT-0048 chromosome 37, bVidCha1 merged haplotype, whole genome shotgun sequence harbors:
- the LOC128802317 gene encoding uncharacterized protein LOC128802317 isoform X3 — translation MALALRLFLPLLLAVALPARAAQAAPLQVRGADEHARKASPAAWFHADFQPLKPPAGVSAGKTFQAPFRVAAHKPSSHRREMDREDVLKAEFPGGSSGSLAASAAGREAMPGTVTGGWDRDLHHLERLANHGLRVLELGEAERDDEDDLDSQPIPITEPQGDAEGVSAGRTFPGPLVDVAHKLDSHRRGPLRRKNKPTGDSKSLEESKHLEQILSDVERHGDAAGTSTHADKTRKSMRRVFCWGTPCLVKLMAIVLGAALCLMICSAGIWHCWKRKWCSCPSSEDKPNNSSKENLPRVPSSSLLSPSALPQLQHRLEPFPKLTPPQRNPPPLSPLVLFPSYD, via the exons ATGGCCCTTGCTCTGCGCCTcttcctcccgctcctcctggccgtggccctgcctgccagggctgcccaggctgctccgcTGCAAGTGCGGGGAGCAG ATGAGCATGCTAGGaaggcttctccagcagcttggTTCCATGCAGATTTCCAGCCTCTTAAGCCTCCTGCAG gtgtgtctgcagggaaGACTTTTCAGGCTCCTTTCCGGGTTGCTGCacacaagcccagctcccatcGCAGGG agaTGGACAGAGAGGATGTGCTGAAGGCTGAGTTTCCCGGAGGAAGCAGTGGCTCAttggcagcctctgctgcaggaagggaggcgatgccaggcacagtcacTGGAG GTTGGGACCGTGACTTGCATCATTTGGAAAGACTGGCAAACCATGGTTTAAGGGTCTTGGAGCTTGGTGAAG CTGAACGTGATGATGAAGATGATCTGGATTCCCAACCCATACCCATTACTGAGCCTCAGGGAGATGCTGAGG gtgtgtctgcagggaggactTTCCCAGGTCCTCTGGTGGATGTTGCACATAAGCTCGACTCCCATCGCAGGG GTCCCCTGAGAAGGAAGAACAAACCTACAGGAGACAGTAAGTCACTGGAGGAATCCAAACATCTGGAACAAATCCTGAGTGATGTGGAGAGACATGgtg ATGCAGCCGGCACCTCAACACATGCTGACAAGACCCGGAAAAGCATGAGAAGAGTTTTCTGCTGGGGAACACCTTGTTTGGTTAAGTTGATGGCCATTGTGCTTGGTGCAGCACTTTGCCTGATGATTTGCTCTGCTGGAATCTGGCAttgctggaagagaaaatg gtgctcctgcccatcTTCAGAAGACAAGCCTAACAACTCCAGCAAAGAGAACTTGCCCCGTGTTCCCAGCTCTTCACTTCTGTCCCCATCTGCCCTGCCGCAGCTGCAGCACCGTCTTGAGCCCTTCCCTAAACTCACCCCTCCACAACGAAACCCTccacccctgagccccctggtCCTGTTCCCCAGCTACGACTAA
- the LOC128802317 gene encoding uncharacterized protein LOC128802317 isoform X1, which translates to MALALRLFLPLLLAVALPARAAQAAPLQVRGADEHARKASPAAWFHADFQPLKPPAGVSAGKTFQAPFRVAAHKPSSHRREMDREDVLKAEFPGGSSGSLAASAAGREAMPGTVTGGWDRDLHHLERLANHGLRVLELGEAERDDEDDLDSQPIPITEPQGDAEGVSAGRTFPGPLVDVAHKLDSHRRGPLRRKNKPTGDSKSLEESKHLEQILSDVERHGGGCISLSLPLGLSSRGLSLHIWTRRAQHRGKGSMAAWLPRCCFHGLQGCFPAWPGCSFSPASAGRHLAAADREPKLHHGPEIPCNFLVSGLMQRGSCLQEGGPWSSSKTLAIFLVFIHPLTSIAWSRTAQHRGIMACRLRGLGTGQSCAKGRQGPSSGGNRDQGPPVPLHRAASSAVEHSTGSRSPLLPQMQPAPQHMLTRPGKA; encoded by the exons ATGGCCCTTGCTCTGCGCCTcttcctcccgctcctcctggccgtggccctgcctgccagggctgcccaggctgctccgcTGCAAGTGCGGGGAGCAG ATGAGCATGCTAGGaaggcttctccagcagcttggTTCCATGCAGATTTCCAGCCTCTTAAGCCTCCTGCAG gtgtgtctgcagggaaGACTTTTCAGGCTCCTTTCCGGGTTGCTGCacacaagcccagctcccatcGCAGGG agaTGGACAGAGAGGATGTGCTGAAGGCTGAGTTTCCCGGAGGAAGCAGTGGCTCAttggcagcctctgctgcaggaagggaggcgatgccaggcacagtcacTGGAG GTTGGGACCGTGACTTGCATCATTTGGAAAGACTGGCAAACCATGGTTTAAGGGTCTTGGAGCTTGGTGAAG CTGAACGTGATGATGAAGATGATCTGGATTCCCAACCCATACCCATTACTGAGCCTCAGGGAGATGCTGAGG gtgtgtctgcagggaggactTTCCCAGGTCCTCTGGTGGATGTTGCACATAAGCTCGACTCCCATCGCAGGG GTCCCCTGAGAAGGAAGAACAAACCTACAGGAGACAGTAAGTCACTGGAGGAATCCAAACATCTGGAACAAATCCTGAGTGATGTGGAGAGACATGgtggtgggtgcatttccctcagccttcccctgggactcagcagccgggggctttccctgcacatctggacacgccgtgcccagcacagagggaagggatccatggcagcctggctgccccgctgctgctttcacggcctgcagggctgtttcccagcctggcctggctgcagcttctccccagcctctgcaggaaggcatttggcagcagctgacagggagcccaaactgcaccatGGGCCTGAGATCCCCTGCAATTTCCTGGTCTCTGGGTTGATGCAGAGAGGCAGCTGTTTGCAGGAGGGagggccctggagcagctccaaaaCCCTGGCCATTTTCCTTGTCTTCATCCACCCTTTGACAAGTATTGCTTGGAgcagaacagcacagcacagaggaattATGGCATGCAGGCTCAGGGGTTTGGGTACTGGGCAGtcctgtgccaaggggcggcaaggccccagctctgggggaaacagagACCAAGgacctcctgtccctctgcaccgtgctgccagctcagcagtggaGCACAGCACGGGCTCACGCTCCCCATTGCTCCCACAGATGCAGCCGGCACCTCAACACATGCTGACAAGACCCGGAAAAGCATGA
- the LOC128802317 gene encoding uncharacterized protein LOC128802317 isoform X4: protein MALALRLFLPLLLAVALPARAAQAAPLQVRGADEHARKASPAAWFHADFQPLKPPAGVSAGKTFQAPFRVAAHKPSSHRREMDREDVLKAEFPGGSSGSLAASAAGREAMPGTVTGGWDRDLHHLERLANHGLRVLELGEAERDDEDDLDSQPIPITEPQGDAEGVSAGRTFPGPLVDVAHKLDSHRRDAAGTSTHADKTRKSMRRVFCWGTPCLVKLMAIVLGAALCLMICSAGIWHCWKRKWCSCPSSEDKPNNSSKENLPRVPSSSLLSPSALPQLQHRLEPFPKLTPPQRNPPPLSPLVLFPSYD from the exons ATGGCCCTTGCTCTGCGCCTcttcctcccgctcctcctggccgtggccctgcctgccagggctgcccaggctgctccgcTGCAAGTGCGGGGAGCAG ATGAGCATGCTAGGaaggcttctccagcagcttggTTCCATGCAGATTTCCAGCCTCTTAAGCCTCCTGCAG gtgtgtctgcagggaaGACTTTTCAGGCTCCTTTCCGGGTTGCTGCacacaagcccagctcccatcGCAGGG agaTGGACAGAGAGGATGTGCTGAAGGCTGAGTTTCCCGGAGGAAGCAGTGGCTCAttggcagcctctgctgcaggaagggaggcgatgccaggcacagtcacTGGAG GTTGGGACCGTGACTTGCATCATTTGGAAAGACTGGCAAACCATGGTTTAAGGGTCTTGGAGCTTGGTGAAG CTGAACGTGATGATGAAGATGATCTGGATTCCCAACCCATACCCATTACTGAGCCTCAGGGAGATGCTGAGG gtgtgtctgcagggaggactTTCCCAGGTCCTCTGGTGGATGTTGCACATAAGCTCGACTCCCATCGCAGGG ATGCAGCCGGCACCTCAACACATGCTGACAAGACCCGGAAAAGCATGAGAAGAGTTTTCTGCTGGGGAACACCTTGTTTGGTTAAGTTGATGGCCATTGTGCTTGGTGCAGCACTTTGCCTGATGATTTGCTCTGCTGGAATCTGGCAttgctggaagagaaaatg gtgctcctgcccatcTTCAGAAGACAAGCCTAACAACTCCAGCAAAGAGAACTTGCCCCGTGTTCCCAGCTCTTCACTTCTGTCCCCATCTGCCCTGCCGCAGCTGCAGCACCGTCTTGAGCCCTTCCCTAAACTCACCCCTCCACAACGAAACCCTccacccctgagccccctggtCCTGTTCCCCAGCTACGACTAA
- the LOC128802317 gene encoding uncharacterized protein LOC128802317 isoform X2: MERTLSDVERRGEMDREDVLKAEFPGGSSGSLAASAAGREAMPGTVTGGWDRDLHHLERLANHGLRVLELGEAERDDEDDLDSQPIPITEPQGDAEGVSAGRTFPGPLVDVAHKLDSHRRGPLRRKNKPTGDSKSLEESKHLEQILSDVERHGGGCISLSLPLGLSSRGLSLHIWTRRAQHRGKGSMAAWLPRCCFHGLQGCFPAWPGCSFSPASAGRHLAAADREPKLHHGPEIPCNFLVSGLMQRGSCLQEGGPWSSSKTLAIFLVFIHPLTSIAWSRTAQHRGIMACRLRGLGTGQSCAKGRQGPSSGGNRDQGPPVPLHRAASSAVEHSTGSRSPLLPQMQPAPQHMLTRPGKA, from the exons ATGGAGAGGACACTGAGTGATGTGGAGAGACGTGGTG agaTGGACAGAGAGGATGTGCTGAAGGCTGAGTTTCCCGGAGGAAGCAGTGGCTCAttggcagcctctgctgcaggaagggaggcgatgccaggcacagtcacTGGAG GTTGGGACCGTGACTTGCATCATTTGGAAAGACTGGCAAACCATGGTTTAAGGGTCTTGGAGCTTGGTGAAG CTGAACGTGATGATGAAGATGATCTGGATTCCCAACCCATACCCATTACTGAGCCTCAGGGAGATGCTGAGG gtgtgtctgcagggaggactTTCCCAGGTCCTCTGGTGGATGTTGCACATAAGCTCGACTCCCATCGCAGGG GTCCCCTGAGAAGGAAGAACAAACCTACAGGAGACAGTAAGTCACTGGAGGAATCCAAACATCTGGAACAAATCCTGAGTGATGTGGAGAGACATGgtggtgggtgcatttccctcagccttcccctgggactcagcagccgggggctttccctgcacatctggacacgccgtgcccagcacagagggaagggatccatggcagcctggctgccccgctgctgctttcacggcctgcagggctgtttcccagcctggcctggctgcagcttctccccagcctctgcaggaaggcatttggcagcagctgacagggagcccaaactgcaccatGGGCCTGAGATCCCCTGCAATTTCCTGGTCTCTGGGTTGATGCAGAGAGGCAGCTGTTTGCAGGAGGGagggccctggagcagctccaaaaCCCTGGCCATTTTCCTTGTCTTCATCCACCCTTTGACAAGTATTGCTTGGAgcagaacagcacagcacagaggaattATGGCATGCAGGCTCAGGGGTTTGGGTACTGGGCAGtcctgtgccaaggggcggcaaggccccagctctgggggaaacagagACCAAGgacctcctgtccctctgcaccgtgctgccagctcagcagtggaGCACAGCACGGGCTCACGCTCCCCATTGCTCCCACAGATGCAGCCGGCACCTCAACACATGCTGACAAGACCCGGAAAAGCATGA
- the LOC128802310 gene encoding olfactory receptor 14C36-like produces the protein MSNSSSISHFLLLALAETQQLQLLHFCLLLGISLAALLGNGLIISAGACGHHLHTPMFFFLLNLALSHLGSICTTVPKAMHNSLWGTSTISYTGCAAQLFFFLFFISAEFFLLTIMCYDRYVSICKPLHYGTLLGSRACAHMAAAAWASAFLNALMLTANTFFLPLCHGNTLGQFFCEIPQILKLSCSHSYFRELGLVVSACLGVGCFVFMVFSYVQIFRAVLRIPSEQGRHKAFSTCLPHLAIVSLFLSTVIFAYLKPPSISSPSLDQALSALYSVVPPVLNPLIYSLRNQELKAAVWRLMTGCFQKHSTASQFQQITCNKSNL, from the coding sequence atgtccaacagcagctccatcagccacttcctcctgctggcactggcagagacgcagcagctgcagctcctgcacttctgcctcttgctgggcatctccctggctgccctcctgggcaacgGCCTCATCATCAGCGCCGGAGCCTGcggccaccacctgcacacgcccatgttcttcttcctgctcaacctggccctcagccacctgggctccatctgcaccactgtccccaaagccatgcacaattccctctggggcaccagcaccatctcctacacaggatgtgctgctcagctctttttctttctcttcttcatctCAGCAGAGTTTTTCCTGCTGACCATCATGTGCTACGACCGCTACGTGTCCAtctgcaaacccctgcactacgggaccctcctgggcagcagagcttgtgcccacatggcagcagctgcctgggccagtgccTTTCTCAATGCTCTCATGCTCACAGCCAATACATTTttcctgcccctgtgccatggcaatACCCTGGgccagttcttctgtgaaatcccaCAGATCCTCAAGCTCTCCTGCTCACACTCCTACTTCAGGGAACTTGGACTCGTTGTTAGTGCCTGTTTAGGAGTCGGCTGTTTTGTGTTCATGGTTTTCTCCTATGTGCAgatcttcagggctgtgctgaggatcccctctgagcagggacgacacaaagccttttccacctgcctccctcacctggccATTGTCTCTCTGTTCCTCAGCACTGTCATATTTGCCTACCTGAAGCCTCCCTCGatttcctccccatccctggaccAGGCCCTGTCAGCTCTGTACTCGGTGGTGCCTCCAGTCCTGAACCCCCTCATCTACAGCCTGAGGAACCAGGAGCTCaaggctgcagtgtggagaCTGATGACTGGATGCTTTCAGAAACATTCAACTGCTAGCCAATTTCAGCAAATCACTTGTAATAAAAGTAATCTTTGA
- the LOC128802318 gene encoding olfactory receptor 14A16-like: MPFLTFHDAQSEEMSNSSSISHFLLLALAETRQLQLLHFCLLLGISLAALLGNGLIISAVACGHHLHTPMFFFLLNLALSHLGSICTTVPKAMHNSLWDTSTISYTGCAAQLFYIMFFISAEISLLTIMSYDRYVSICKRLHYGTLLGSRACAHMAAAAWASGFVNALMHTANTFSLPLCHGNALGQFFCEIPQMLKISCSKSYLREFGLLAVSVCLGLGCFVFIVFSYVQIFRAVLRIPSEQGRHKAFSTCLPHLAVVSLFISTGLFAYLKPPSMSSPSLDLAVSVLYSVVSPALNPLIYSLRNQELKAAVWRLMTGCFQKH, encoded by the coding sequence ATGccttttttaacatttcatgaTGCCCAGAGTGAAGaaatgtccaacagcagctccatcagccacttcctcctgctggcactggcagagacgcggcagctgcagctcctgcacttctgcctcttgctgggcatctccctggctgccctcctgggcaacgGCCTCATCATCAGCGCCGTAGCCTGcggccaccacctgcacacgcccatgttcttcttcctgctcaacctggccctcagccacctgggctccatctgcaccactgtccccaaagccatgcacaattccctctgggacaccagcaccatctcctacacaggatgtgctgcacagctctttTACATTATGTTCTTCATCTCAGCAGAGATTTCCCTCCTGACCATCATGTCCTATGACCGCTACGTGTCCATCTGCAAACGCCTGCACTACgggaccctcctgggcagcagagcttgtgcccacatggcagcagctgcctgggccagtggATTTGTCAATGCTCTCATGCACACAGCCAATACATTTTCCTtgcccctgtgccatggcaatgccctgggccagttcttctgtgaaatcccCCAGATGCTCAAGAtctcctgctccaaatcctATCTCAGGGAATTTGGGCTTCTTGCTGTAAGTGTCTGTTTAGGATTGGGATGTTTtgtgttcattgttttctcctatgtgcagatcttcagggctgtgctgaggatcccctctgagcagggacggcacaaagccttttccacctgcctccctcacctggctgtGGTCTCCCTGTTTATCAGCACTGGTTTATTTGCCTACCTGAAGCCCCCCTCCatgtcctccccatccctggattTGGCAGTGTCAGTTCTGTACTCGGTGGTGTctccagccctgaaccccctcatctacagcctgaggaaccaggagctcaaggctgcagtgtggagaCTGATGACTGGAtgctttcagaaacattaa